The sequence ACTTTGGTTAGGTCCTTGGCACAGGACCCTTATACCTGTCATGTAATTCCAGACATTTAGTTTGTCTCCAGCACTATCTTAATTTTTTTCTAATTATCTCTGTCTCAATTAACCACATTATAGGTCACCCTTTACTTGCAGAGACTTGTTGTTAAGCCTGTTGACACTCCACTCATgacatttgtatgatcttttgatctctctgcttatAAATGCTGTGTCAGTgtgcttccctccacttcacctgacaaagccctgaaagcttgtgatttcaaataaacctgcgatagagtcagatgtacagcacagcttttggtccaagccgaccagataccctaacctaatctagtcccatttgttagtatttggcccagatcccttcaaacccttcctattcatatacccatccagatgccttttaaatgatgcaattgtaccagcctccaccacttcctctggcagcacattccatacaaacaccaccttctgtgtgaaaaggttttcccttcggtcccttgtaaatctttcacctctcaccttaaacctatgccctctagttctggactcccccaaaccACGGAAAAGATCATGTTTACTTATCCTATCGCTGcccctctcatggttttataaatgcTCACTTCCGACATCCatggaaaatagctccagcctattcagcctcccccataGATCAAACCTCTGACAacgtccttgtaagtcttttctgcaccctttctagtttcacTACATCCTTCCAAAGcactgagaccagaattgcacgcagtattccaaaagtggcctaaccaatgtcctgggcaGCTACAACATTTCCTCCCAACGCCTATACTCAATATactgatcaataaaagaaagcataccaatcgctgccttcactattctatctacctgcgactccactttcaagaaaccatGAACTTACACTCCacagtcactttgttcagcaacactccccaggaccttatacACTTAACcgttaagtcctgctctgatttacctttctaagcgcctcacatttatccaaattaaactccatctgatcaagatcctgttgtactccaAGGTCACCTCcaagttttggtgtcatctgcaaatttgctaaccatacctcctacgttggactataacctggcgtcctgtgactactgaccttgtccaccacagtccaacatgGGCATGTTCTAAAATGGAAGGAAGAAAAGACAGTCAAGTTGAACTGTataacaatttgcatttatttagggGAAGCGTGTCCAGGCTTGAGAACTCTGCAGCTCAAGGAGCTCTTTAAAGTCCAAATTGAGAATAGCTTTCACGAGTTTTCTTCatgttcccccctcccccgggCCTGTGCTGGCCTCTGGGGAGGGTCTAGCGCATTTTCCCGTATCGATTGAAACGTTTGTAGAGGTAGCGGACTCTCTTGTTGAGGTTGTGAAGGTCTGCCTCGAACATGCGCTCGCCCACAAAGCGCCTCTTCCTCAGGCAGCGCTGCAGCTCGTTGCCCCTGAAGCCTCGGAGCCAGGCGGGGCCGCGGACCAGGGCGCGGGGGTGCACGGCGAAGCCGCCCAGGATCCCCACGTTGTCGAACACGCCAAACGTCGCCCGCTTCTCCGTCCACCGGTCCGCCGCCCTCGGCTCCGGGATCGCGTGCATCCGGATCAAAGCCGGGACGCCGAGGGTAAACGGCCTCTGGGAGGTGAAGGAC is a genomic window of Chiloscyllium punctatum isolate Juve2018m chromosome 4, sChiPun1.3, whole genome shotgun sequence containing:
- the mrpl51 gene encoding large ribosomal subunit protein mL51, whose product is MQRQEGSAYKSHRVEPMHTLLQFQFQILCKINGMAVSRRHWPAVASVLRRGWTALSGGCPSFTSQRPFTLGVPALIRMHAIPEPRAADRWTEKRATFGVFDNVGILGGFAVHPRALVRGPAWLRGFRGNELQRCLRKRRFVGERMFEADLHNLNKRVRYLYKRFNRYGKMR